The genomic segment CCGGCCGGCAGGCCAGGGCTGCCCGACAGCACCAGGACCGGGTCCTGGCCGAGCGGATCCGCAAGGTCCACGGCGGGTCCGGCGGCGCCTACGGATCCCCGCGGGTGACCGCCGAGCTCAGGGAGAAGGGCCTGCGGGTCAACGAGAAACGTGTCGCCCGGGTGATGCGGACGTTCTCGATCACCGGTATCCGTCTGCGCAGACGCGTCCGCACCACCGTCGCGGACCCGGCCGCCGCGCGGGTTCCGGACCTGTTCCAGCGCGACTTCACCGCCACCGAGCCGGGGCGGAAATACATGGGGGACATCACCTATCTCCCCCTCGCCGACGGGGAGTTCCTCTACCTCGCGACCGTCCTGGACTGCTTCAGCCGCAGGGTTGTCGGCTGGTCCATCGCCGATCACATGCGCACCAGCCTGGTCACCGACGCCTTGCGGATGGCGGCCTCGACCCGTGGCGGCCTGGACGGCTCGACCTTCCACTCCGACCACGGGGCGCAATACGGCTCCCGGGCCTTCGCCGACCTCTGCGACCAACTCGGAGTCACCCGGTCGATGGGAGCGGTGGGCACCAGTGCGGACAACGCGGCCTGCGAAAGCTTCCACGCCTCCCTGAAGCGCGAGACCCTCCAAGACGCCCGCGACTACGGCGACGCCGCCACCTGCAGAAGAACAGTCTTCGCCTGGCTGACCCGCTACAACACCCGCCGCCGGCACTCCGCCAACGGCCACCTCAGCCCCAACGCATACGAACACCGACACCACGCAGCTAAACTCACGCTCGCCGCGTGATCAAAGAACGCGTGTCCACCATCACGGGGGAAGGCCCTACGTCCGGTCCGTACCCGCAGCGCAGGTGCGCAGGAACCCGTCCGCCTCCCCCACCACCGAGCAGTCCGC from the Streptomyces xinghaiensis S187 genome contains:
- a CDS encoding IS3 family transposase (programmed frameshift), with protein sequence MALKDYSEEFKADAVALYESTPGATYKSIAADLGINRSTLREWVLPDRERRGVTAGPAPDRQTPARTGTSLPAEPDERIRQLEARVAELEASERKLATERDILRKAAKYFAGGDHLVNRFQFVDDHRATYEVKRLCEVLGLNRSSYYKWLSGRQARAARQHQDRVLAERIRKVHGGSGGAYGSPRVTAELREKGLRVNEKRVARVMRTFSITGIRLRRRVRTTVADPAAARVPDLFQRDFTATEPGRKYMGDITYLPLADGEFLYLATVLDCFSRRVVGWSIADHMRTSLVTDALRMAASTRGGLDGSTFHSDHGAQYGSRAFADLCDQLGVTRSMGAVGTSADNAACESFHASLKRETLQDARDYGDAATCRRTVFAWLTRYNTRRRHSANGHLSPNAYEHRHHAAKLTLAA